Sequence from the Amphiprion ocellaris isolate individual 3 ecotype Okinawa chromosome 1, ASM2253959v1, whole genome shotgun sequence genome:
CCAGACCTTTTGTAAAGTCGCATTATTTCACCAGCAGAGAATTCGCTCTCATTTTACATTTCCCAAAGAATAAATATATCGGCttaaaatctggaaaatgcTTGAGCATGTTGATCCTCTCAgtatattttttccattgtttgttttgtttacaagtTGGAATAATGTGAAGAGCTGATACAGAGTTTATATTGGACAATATTTAGAATTGAATAGATATAGGACTTCTTGGTACTGCCACTAACACACCACTTATTGCACTTCAGTGGGATCTCTATTTGAATTTCCTTTTCAGTGATTTAACAagctaaatgtgttttgtttctgttgggTCTGGATGGAGTTAGACAAAGCTTCTAATATGGTCTTTAATCAGACAGTTTGAGATCTCCCTTGGCTGCTTTGTCAATAGTTTAGGTGGTCGCTGgtgacagacacagagacagaaaatgagaggaaCAAGGAGCAGAATAGACAGAAAtcacataataaaataaatgttttgttcaaaATACTGTCATCAACAAATCCAACACGTAAAAATTcttgaaacattttatttgaGGTCAGTGATTTTTATTCTCAGTAATTGTCAGGAAGACCTGCTGGCCTGTAACGGTTGGGATCTCCTCCTTCTCGCCCCCAACGGTTTGCCTCCTGATCTTCCTCTGTGTCTCCAGCACCACCACTCTTCCCGTTTGACCACTCTCTGGCatcactgaaatgaaaaatggaaaagtaGAAAACAAAACCAGTCATTTTCAAAACCTGAGTTATAGAACAGCATAGATTAGAGggacacaataaacaaaatgagcaaatactTGACTTGTTCGTAAAGAATATAAAACAGCTTTAGTAATTTCAAGACTGGTATTTAGAGCTAATGAGGCCTAGACATGTGAGCTTATGCAGGAATACAGATCATAGCTCCAATGATTTATTACTGCTGTATCTGTAATAAACAGATTTGATAGAATTCCATAGACTTTTTCTGCTCACCTGATAACCTCAGCAGCccatcgtcctcctgctcctctctctgcagcCTCATAGTTTCCTCTGGCGTGAAAGTATTTATCTGAGTCTTTCCAATTGGCCTTCCTCATGTCTCTGTAGGCTTGTGCCATATCCCAGGCTCCTGAccagaagaacagcagacagtgctttgtttaaaaaaaatgctcagagaaaaatgtagaaagaaaaacatgcagtcATCTTAATCCTGGATATATGACATAGAGTTACACACTTTAAGAGGATGTGTTTCTAACCTTGAACAGCTTCAATAGGGAACGTGTACCACTCAGCGTTGATTTCCACGATAAGAAGCAGAACAAGTCCAGCCAGAAGCAACTTCATGGTTGTGGATGTCTaaatagaaaaaacacacaacaatacAGTTAAATATAGTTAAAAATACTTAGATTTTCTTTCATGAATGATATAAAATATT
This genomic interval carries:
- the saa gene encoding serum amyloid A; the encoded protein is MKLLLAGLVLLLIVEINAEWYTFPIEAVQGAWDMAQAYRDMRKANWKDSDKYFHARGNYEAAERGAGGRWAAEVISDAREWSNGKSGGAGDTEEDQEANRWGREGGDPNRYRPAGLPDNY